Proteins encoded by one window of Lathyrus oleraceus cultivar Zhongwan6 chromosome 1, CAAS_Psat_ZW6_1.0, whole genome shotgun sequence:
- the LOC127135565 gene encoding protein Brevis radix-like 4 gives MLTCIARPKKLGDDSLSHGDDSDSNNNAKNVKSLTCQIKDMALKASGVYKHCNPCAPASRVRNGGNGNSESETDSEKFRRTRTWGKEMEARLKGISSGEGTPSSSSSSFGGGSGRRVVVLEEEEGKEWVAQVEPGVLITFVSLTRGGNDLKRIRFSRDTFNKWQAQRWWAENYDKVMELYNVQRLNRQAFPLPTPARSEDESSKRESIADSPVTPPLTKEQLSRNLYRPTGMGMGYSSSDSFDQHSMQSKHYQYDLSGMNSTPKVSTISAAKTDISSMAASIRSSSSREADRSGDLSMSNASDPDSEWVEEDEPGVYITIRSLPGGKREIRRVRFSREKFGEVHARLWWEENRARVHEQYL, from the exons atgCTTACATGCATAGCACGTCCGAAGAAACTCGGCGACGACTCACTGAGTCACGGCGACGATTCAGACTCAAACAACAATGCTAAGAACGTAAAATCGCTGACGTGTCAGATAAAAGACATGGCGTTAAAAGCTTCCGGCGTTTACAAACACTGTAACCCCTGCGCGCCGGCGAGTCGTGTCAGGAACGGTGGAAATGGAAATTCAGAGTCGGAAACTGATTCGGAGAAGTTTCGGAGAACGAGGACATGGGGAAAGGAGATGGAAGCGAGGTTGAAAGGGATCTCGAGTGGAGAAGGAACGCCGAGTTCGTCTTCGTCGTCGTTCGGCGGTGGTAGTGGACGGAGAGTGGTGGTTTTGGAGGAGGAGGAAGGGAAGGAGTGGGTGGCTCAAGTGGAGCCTGGCGTTTTGATTACTTTTGTGTCGCTTACTCGTGGCGGGAATGATCTAAAGCGGATACGGTTCAG TCGCGATACATTTAACAAATGGCAAGCTCAAAGATGGTGGGCAGAGAACTATGACAAAGTCATGGAACTTTACAATGTTCAAAGGCTTAACCGCCAAGCTTTCCCGTTACCAACTCCAGCAAGATCTGAAGATGAG AGTTCAAAGCGTGAATCAATAGCAGACAGCCCTGTGACACCTCCACTGACCAAGGAACAACTATCGCGCAATTTATACCGACCAACAGGAATGGGAATGGGATATTCATCCTCAGATTCCTTTGATCAACACTCAATGCAGTCCAAACATTATCAGTATGATTTAAGTGGCATGAACTCAACTCCAAAGGTTTCAACCATTAGTGCTGCAAAGACAGATATATCATCCATGGCTGCTTCTATAAGAAGTAGCTCTTCCAGAGAAGCTGATCGCTCTGGCGATTTATCAATGAGCAATGCTAGTGATCCGGATAGTGAATGGGTTGAGGAGGATGAACCTGGTGTTTACATTACTATTAGGTCTTTACCAGGTGGTAAAAGGGAGATCAGAAGAGTCAGGTTCAG TCGAGAAAAATTTGGCGAGGTTCATGCAAGACTATGGTGGGAAGAGAACCGTGCCAGAGTACATGAACAATACTTGTGA
- the LOC127105845 gene encoding uncharacterized protein LOC127105845: MVHLDMFSKVIMSMDVKPNELKLDIKSDEVNDHVKQRMIMLNGVLDRLLSRETENLGFGVVIRSSDNGSDRRQTFVTMIYKRSGTYQPNITNSKRDDVGSRKCECSFKLRGYGMADKTWKFNVIFGIHNHDLNDNLVGHPIVCRLVPEERGLIPDMILNMVASKNILAF; this comes from the exons ATGGTGCATCTGGATATGTTTTCCAAAGTTATTATGAGTATGGATGTAAAACCGAATGAATTGAAGCTTGATATTAAATCGGATGAAGTGAATGATCATGTTAAACAGCGAATGATTATGTTAAATGGGGTGCTCGACCGATTGTTGTCGAG GGAGACCGAAAACTTGGGTTTTGGCGTTGTAATCAGAAGTTCTGATAATGGTTCAGATAGAAGACAAACATTTGTAACAATGATATACAAAAGAAGTGGCACGTACCAACCAAATATTACGAATTCGAAACGAGATGATGTTGGATCGAGGAAATGTGAGTGTTCGTTTAAATTGCGCGGATACGGTATGGCAGATAAGACATGGAAATTTAATGTGATTTTCGGTATACATAATCATGACTTGAATGACAATCTAGTCGGTCATCCCATTGTATGTCGCCTTGTTCCGGAGGAGAGGGGACTTATTCCGGACATGATATTAAACATGGTGGCATCGAAAAACATACTCGCATTTTGA